From Nitrospiria bacterium, one genomic window encodes:
- a CDS encoding Glu/Leu/Phe/Val dehydrogenase dimerization domain-containing protein, with protein MTRFQFDRAAGAMALDAEMRELLKMPFREIQVKIPVRMDDGHLEVFAGYRVQHNTARGPMKGGIRYHPEVDLGEVRSLAALMTWKTAVVNIPFGGAKGGIVCDPKRLSPAETERMTRTFISMLDAAIGPYQDIPAPDVNTNPQVMAWIMDEYSRRHGYTPGVVTGKPVDVGGSKGREEATGRGCIFVLQEAAREYGLDLGKARVVIQGIGNVGSHAARIVSELGARIIAISDSRGGIHNPDGLPVDRVLAYKSEKRSLAGFPGARPIANESLLEMDCDVLIPCALGGAIHKFNADRIKARMIAEGANNPTTTTADEILEKKGVVLLPDILANAGGVTVSYFEWTQNLQQRSWEEDQVNQELLKVMTRSYQHVASVAREKKVSLRLAAYIVAIDKVARATRLRGM; from the coding sequence ATGACCCGGTTTCAGTTCGACCGCGCCGCGGGGGCGATGGCGCTGGATGCGGAGATGCGGGAACTGCTCAAAATGCCGTTCCGGGAGATCCAGGTCAAAATACCGGTCCGGATGGACGACGGCCACCTGGAGGTTTTTGCCGGCTACCGGGTTCAGCACAACACCGCCCGGGGGCCGATGAAGGGCGGGATCCGGTATCATCCCGAAGTCGATCTGGGGGAGGTCCGGTCGCTCGCGGCCCTGATGACCTGGAAAACCGCCGTGGTCAATATCCCCTTCGGGGGGGCCAAGGGTGGGATCGTGTGCGATCCGAAACGTCTGTCGCCCGCCGAAACGGAACGAATGACCCGAACCTTCATCTCGATGCTGGATGCGGCGATCGGACCGTATCAGGATATCCCGGCTCCGGATGTAAACACCAACCCCCAGGTGATGGCCTGGATCATGGACGAGTACAGTCGGCGGCACGGCTACACCCCCGGCGTGGTCACCGGGAAGCCGGTCGACGTGGGCGGTTCAAAGGGGCGGGAAGAGGCGACCGGCCGCGGATGCATTTTCGTTCTTCAGGAAGCCGCCCGGGAATACGGGTTGGATCTCGGTAAGGCCCGCGTTGTGATTCAGGGGATCGGCAATGTTGGGAGCCATGCCGCCCGAATTGTGAGCGAGCTGGGCGCCCGGATCATCGCGATCAGCGACAGCCGGGGCGGAATCCACAACCCCGACGGGTTGCCGGTGGACCGCGTCCTGGCCTACAAATCGGAAAAACGAAGTCTGGCGGGGTTTCCCGGAGCGCGGCCCATCGCGAACGAGTCGCTGCTCGAAATGGACTGCGACGTTCTGATCCCCTGCGCCCTGGGCGGCGCGATTCACAAGTTCAACGCCGATCGTATCAAGGCGAGGATGATCGCCGAGGGGGCCAACAATCCGACGACCACGACGGCGGATGAGATCCTCGAAAAAAAAGGGGTGGTCCTCCTCCCGGATATCCTGGCCAATGCCGGGGGCGTGACGGTTTCCTATTTCGAGTGGACGCAAAACCTGCAGCAGCGTTCCTGGGAAGAAGACCAGGTGAATCAGGAGCTCCTCAAGGTCATGACACGGAGCTATCAGCACGTGGCTTCGGTGGCTCGGGAGAAAAAGGTTTCGCTCCGTCTGGCCGCCTACATCGTGGCGATCGACAAGGTCGCCCGGGCCACCCGCCTGCGCGGCATGTGA
- a CDS encoding cupin domain-containing protein gives MYTCSCCQQSLDRTKIDIQSVADAVEKDKLTSKDVFKRTYIGHGKQSSVFVFQGHKGPFKKHVHVTHDEIGYVLKGSGRVVVGDRVQEVREGDIWVIPANTPHGGEFQTEPTQVLFVSSPIDDPENPDRVWLD, from the coding sequence ATGTATACCTGTTCCTGCTGCCAGCAATCGTTAGATCGGACCAAGATTGACATCCAAAGCGTCGCCGATGCGGTCGAGAAGGACAAGCTCACATCAAAGGATGTGTTCAAGCGGACCTACATCGGCCACGGAAAGCAATCCAGCGTCTTTGTCTTTCAAGGTCACAAGGGGCCGTTCAAAAAACATGTCCATGTCACGCATGACGAGATCGGCTATGTCCTGAAAGGATCGGGAAGGGTCGTGGTGGGAGACCGGGTGCAGGAGGTCCGGGAGGGGGATATCTGGGTGATTCCGGCCAACACGCCCCACGGTGGGGAATTTCAGACCGAGCCGACCCAGGTCCTTTTCGTTTCTTCGCCCATTGACGACCCGGAGAATCCGGACCGGGTCTGGCTGGATTGA
- the mtnB gene encoding methylthioribulose 1-phosphate dehydratase translates to MTKRSIPRKSQAELLCQMLRLFYDKGWVAGTGGGICAATGPNTALMAPTGVHKETVAPSDLFVVNRKDGTVLRRARNRSLAVSECNPIFCAVMSLRAAGSVMHSHALSAVLAADLAGGRDHLIIEELEMLKGLRGVSNQSKHAVPVIHNTARERELEDQIRGALANPAYRESYGILVRNHGAYIWGEDIWETKRHAEIYHFLFEAVVARSQRKPTP, encoded by the coding sequence ATGACAAAGCGTTCTATTCCTCGAAAAAGTCAGGCCGAACTCCTCTGTCAAATGTTGCGCTTATTCTATGACAAGGGATGGGTGGCCGGGACCGGCGGAGGGATTTGCGCCGCCACCGGGCCGAATACGGCCCTCATGGCGCCGACCGGCGTCCATAAGGAAACGGTCGCTCCGTCGGATCTGTTTGTCGTAAACCGGAAGGACGGGACGGTCCTCCGGCGGGCGCGAAACCGCTCGCTGGCCGTGTCGGAATGCAACCCTATTTTTTGCGCCGTCATGAGCCTTCGGGCCGCCGGTTCGGTCATGCACAGTCACGCGCTTTCCGCCGTCCTGGCCGCCGACCTGGCCGGGGGTCGGGATCATTTGATCATCGAGGAACTCGAAATGCTTAAGGGCCTTCGCGGCGTCTCCAACCAATCGAAGCATGCCGTTCCCGTGATCCACAATACCGCCCGGGAAAGGGAGTTGGAGGACCAGATCCGCGGAGCCCTGGCGAACCCGGCTTACCGAGAATCGTACGGCATCCTGGTACGGAATCACGGCGCCTACATTTGGGGAGAGGACATTTGGGAGACCAAGCGACATGCCGAGATTTATCATTTCCTGTTTGAGGCGGTGGTTGCGCGGTCGCAACGAAAACCGACACCATAA